One region of Flavobacterium pisciphilum genomic DNA includes:
- the metK gene encoding methionine adenosyltransferase, whose protein sequence is MAYLFTSESVSEGHPDKVADQISDALIDNFLAFDADSKVACETLVTTGQVILAGEVKSNTYLDVQQIARDVIRKIGYTKSEYMFEANSCGILSAIHEQSADINQGVDRANPEEQGAGDQGMMFGYATNETENYMPLALDLSHKLLQELAILRRENKEITYLRPDAKSQVTLEYSDDNKPTRIDAIVISTQHDDFDEEAAMLAKIKKDIIEILIPRIIAKNPTHAHLFNDKIQYHINPTGKFVIGGPHGDTGLTGRKIIVDTYGGKGAHGGGAFSGKDPSKVDRSAAYATRHIAKNLVAAGIADEILVQVSYAIGVAKPMGIFIDTYGTSKVNLTNGEIAKKVEAIFDMRPYFIEQRLKLRNPIYSETAAYGHMGRKPETVTKTFSAPGGNEKTVTVELFTWEKLDFVDQVKTAFGL, encoded by the coding sequence ATGGCTTATTTATTTACGTCAGAGTCTGTTAGCGAAGGACACCCAGACAAGGTTGCGGATCAAATCTCGGATGCATTAATTGATAACTTTTTGGCATTTGATGCTGATTCTAAAGTAGCTTGTGAAACTTTAGTAACAACTGGACAAGTAATTTTGGCCGGTGAAGTAAAATCAAATACATATTTAGATGTACAGCAAATCGCTCGTGATGTAATCAGAAAAATTGGTTACACGAAAAGTGAATATATGTTTGAGGCAAACTCTTGCGGTATCCTATCTGCGATTCACGAACAATCTGCTGATATCAACCAAGGTGTTGACAGAGCAAACCCTGAAGAACAAGGAGCTGGTGACCAAGGAATGATGTTTGGTTATGCAACTAATGAAACTGAAAATTATATGCCTTTGGCACTTGATTTATCTCATAAATTATTACAAGAATTAGCTATTTTAAGACGTGAGAATAAAGAGATCACTTATTTACGTCCTGATGCTAAATCGCAAGTAACATTAGAGTACAGTGATGACAATAAGCCAACTCGTATTGATGCTATTGTAATCTCAACTCAACATGATGATTTTGATGAGGAAGCTGCAATGCTTGCTAAAATCAAAAAGGATATTATCGAAATTCTTATTCCAAGAATTATCGCTAAGAATCCAACTCATGCTCATTTATTCAACGATAAAATTCAATATCACATTAACCCAACTGGAAAATTCGTAATTGGAGGACCTCATGGAGATACTGGATTAACTGGAAGAAAAATCATTGTAGATACTTACGGTGGTAAAGGTGCTCACGGTGGTGGTGCTTTCTCTGGAAAAGACCCAAGTAAAGTAGATAGAAGTGCTGCTTATGCTACACGTCATATTGCTAAAAACTTAGTAGCTGCTGGTATTGCTGATGAAATCTTAGTACAAGTTTCTTATGCAATTGGAGTTGCAAAACCAATGGGTATTTTTATTGATACTTACGGAACTTCTAAAGTAAACTTAACCAATGGTGAGATTGCTAAAAAAGTAGAAGCTATTTTTGATATGCGTCCTTACTTTATTGAGCAACGTTTAAAATTAAGAAATCCTATTTATAGTGAAACTGCTGCTTACGGACATATGGGTCGTAAACCAGAAACTGTAACTAAAACTTTTTCTGCTCCAGGAGGAAACGAAAAAACGGTTACTGTTGAGTTATTCACATGGGAGAAACTTGATTTTGTTGATCAGGTAAAAACTGCATTTGGATTGTAA
- a CDS encoding M28 family metallopeptidase — MKKIITLVLIAYGGVAFSQAIKKPLVSAITDKDLRTDMYQMAGDHFNGREAGTLDELKVSMWLANKAKEAGMEPLGDDGTYFQFFDLYRHQVSPNSKFKIGKKEYKLWKEVLVAETTNSKVDASLLYLGAATKEEIEKANIKGKAVVLLASKQGIADDISLFDRRYPGLVRNKYYDLVVKKGAVALIIVADDLAEESWSQVEPQMTRGVYGIEGFRDKIGGTMPVFWVHYDQLGYLKSTKDKLSTEVISETYKYPSVNVIGKVEGTDPKLKNEYVLFSGHQDHDGVRQKYGQDSIYNGADDNASTCVAMLAIARAYKKQPGKRTALFVFHGSEERGLLGSRWYASNPTVPEKNIVAVLNGDMIGRNNVNQAALLGSSSPHENSSDLVSIAKRANDEGPKFELDKLWDRPEHPEYFYFRSDHLPYARKGIPAVFFTSVLHSEYHTPMDESEKIDYVKLRKMTEWMYRTGWILSNDANRPKTLPNVQLER, encoded by the coding sequence ATGAAAAAAATAATTACTCTTGTTTTGATTGCTTATGGAGGAGTGGCTTTTTCACAAGCAATTAAAAAACCTTTAGTTTCAGCAATTACAGATAAAGATCTTAGAACAGATATGTATCAGATGGCTGGAGATCATTTTAATGGGCGTGAAGCAGGTACTCTAGATGAATTAAAGGTATCGATGTGGCTAGCAAATAAAGCTAAAGAAGCAGGAATGGAACCATTAGGAGATGACGGAACGTATTTCCAGTTTTTTGATTTGTATAGACATCAGGTTAGCCCAAATTCAAAATTCAAAATAGGGAAAAAAGAATATAAATTGTGGAAAGAAGTTCTTGTAGCGGAAACCACAAATAGCAAAGTAGATGCATCGTTATTGTATTTAGGAGCTGCAACAAAAGAAGAAATCGAGAAAGCAAATATAAAAGGGAAAGCAGTTGTATTACTTGCTTCAAAACAAGGAATTGCCGATGATATTTCTCTTTTTGACAGACGTTATCCTGGTTTAGTAAGAAATAAATATTATGATCTTGTAGTAAAAAAAGGAGCAGTAGCTCTTATCATAGTTGCAGATGATTTAGCAGAAGAGAGCTGGTCGCAGGTAGAACCACAAATGACAAGAGGGGTTTATGGAATTGAAGGGTTTCGTGATAAGATAGGAGGAACTATGCCGGTGTTTTGGGTGCACTATGATCAATTAGGATATCTAAAAAGTACAAAAGATAAATTGTCTACAGAAGTAATTTCCGAGACTTATAAATATCCGTCAGTGAATGTTATCGGAAAAGTAGAAGGAACAGATCCTAAATTAAAAAATGAGTATGTACTTTTTAGCGGACATCAGGATCATGATGGAGTAAGACAAAAATACGGTCAGGATTCTATTTACAATGGAGCTGATGATAATGCGAGTACTTGTGTAGCAATGTTAGCTATTGCAAGAGCATATAAAAAGCAACCAGGAAAAAGAACTGCTTTATTTGTGTTTCATGGTTCAGAAGAGAGAGGGTTATTGGGTTCAAGATGGTATGCGTCAAACCCAACAGTTCCAGAGAAAAATATTGTTGCCGTATTAAACGGAGATATGATTGGTAGAAATAATGTAAATCAAGCGGCACTTTTAGGTTCTAGTTCACCTCATGAAAACTCCTCAGATTTGGTTAGTATTGCTAAAAGAGCCAATGACGAAGGACCAAAATTTGAATTAGATAAATTATGGGATAGACCAGAGCATCCAGAGTATTTTTACTTTCGTTCAGATCATTTGCCATATGCTCGTAAAGGAATTCCAGCTGTGTTTTTTACCAGTGTTTTGCACAGTGAATATCATACTCCAATGGATGAATCTGAAAAGATTGATTACGTAAAATTGCGTAAAATGACAGAGTGGATGTATCGTACAGGTTGGATTTTATCAAATGATGCAAATCGCCCAAAAACATTACCTAATGTACAATTAGAAAGATAA
- a CDS encoding DUF4153 domain-containing protein, whose amino-acid sequence MSKFPSLQNIAQTILKTITRFPLETITSIFGTVIAIIHSEEDYNSRVFYEKILMCSSLCLVLFLSISLYFLASQKKNWIRYLTSLLLGGLVTGFVFNFSQSLTDVEILQFLVLNIALHLLVSFAGFIPKTYDQGEFWEFNKQLFLRILTAGLYSIVLYTGLSLAILAVDNLFNVEFNRNIYLYLFFVIAGIFNTLFFLAGVPETNSKEVPLTLNYPKGLKTFTQFILLPLISLYLVILICYEAKILVTLSLPVGWVSYLVLVFALFGILSFLLVLPIAKETENLWIRTFNRWFYYLLIPLLGLLFWAILYRINLYGFTHDRYYVLLLAILLSVIVGYFLIQKNPKIKFIPISMCLAALFSLVGPQSASTISKNSQLSRFELYVEKSKKQKLTFEEEKDLSSIVDFIKDNYSVKAFLPFMGNKLNINIKTQKNISSLFIMEALGLQYRYKYDTKPDTKDDFYYNHNTKNIQNINGYDITFDFYKGLDLDCNECIKINNNSYSISSIQKNYGIDLKINQDIIPLRLSDFIDTNYLRFKNRDSNDISQKIESPKYSILINYLSANGSKEEKKLTLDNYQIRITIKIKN is encoded by the coding sequence ATGAGTAAGTTTCCTTCGTTACAAAATATAGCACAAACAATACTAAAAACCATAACTAGATTCCCTCTAGAAACCATAACGTCTATTTTTGGGACTGTCATTGCCATCATACATTCTGAAGAAGATTATAATTCGAGAGTTTTCTACGAAAAAATCCTAATGTGCTCTTCTTTGTGCTTAGTATTATTTTTATCTATTAGTTTGTATTTTCTAGCATCTCAAAAAAAGAATTGGATTCGGTATCTAACGAGCCTATTATTAGGAGGGTTAGTAACAGGTTTTGTATTTAATTTTTCTCAATCACTAACTGATGTTGAAATCTTACAATTTTTAGTACTCAATATCGCTTTGCACTTATTAGTTTCTTTTGCTGGTTTTATTCCAAAGACATACGATCAAGGTGAATTTTGGGAATTCAATAAACAGCTTTTCTTGCGTATTCTTACAGCCGGTCTTTACAGCATAGTGCTTTATACTGGTTTATCATTGGCAATCTTAGCAGTAGATAATTTATTTAATGTAGAATTTAATCGAAACATCTATTTATACTTATTTTTTGTTATTGCTGGTATTTTTAATACTCTTTTCTTCTTGGCTGGCGTTCCTGAAACAAACAGTAAAGAAGTTCCTCTCACACTAAATTATCCAAAAGGGCTTAAGACTTTTACCCAATTTATTTTATTGCCTTTAATAAGTTTGTATCTGGTTATTTTGATTTGCTATGAAGCTAAAATTCTGGTGACTCTTTCACTTCCTGTGGGCTGGGTTTCTTATCTCGTTTTGGTATTTGCTCTTTTTGGCATTCTCTCTTTTTTATTGGTATTACCTATTGCAAAAGAAACAGAAAATCTTTGGATCCGAACTTTTAATCGTTGGTTTTACTATTTGTTAATTCCCTTATTAGGATTATTATTTTGGGCCATTTTATACCGAATCAATCTTTATGGTTTTACACACGATCGTTACTACGTACTATTATTGGCTATCTTGTTAAGTGTTATTGTAGGCTATTTTTTAATTCAAAAAAATCCCAAGATAAAATTCATTCCTATTAGTATGTGTTTGGCTGCATTATTCTCTTTAGTGGGACCACAAAGTGCTAGTACCATTTCTAAAAACAGCCAACTATCAAGATTTGAATTATATGTAGAAAAATCCAAAAAACAAAAACTAACTTTCGAAGAAGAAAAAGACCTCAGCAGCATTGTCGATTTTATAAAAGATAATTACAGTGTCAAAGCGTTTTTGCCTTTTATGGGTAACAAACTTAATATTAATATTAAAACGCAGAAAAACATAAGTTCACTCTTCATTATGGAAGCTTTAGGTTTACAATATCGTTACAAATATGATACTAAGCCTGACACTAAAGATGATTTTTACTATAATCACAACACAAAAAACATACAGAATATTAACGGATATGACATCACTTTTGACTTCTACAAGGGACTTGATTTGGATTGTAATGAGTGTATCAAAATAAACAATAACAGTTATTCTATCTCCTCTATTCAAAAAAATTACGGTATTGATTTGAAAATAAATCAGGATATTATTCCGCTAAGATTATCGGATTTCATAGACACCAATTATCTTCGTTTCAAAAACAGAGACAGCAATGACATCAGCCAGAAAATTGAGTCACCAAAATATTCAATACTTATAAATTACCTTAGTGCAAACGGTAGTAAAGAAGAGAAAAAACTAACTTTAGATAATTATCAAATTAGGATAACTATAAAAATTAAAAACTAA
- a CDS encoding carboxypeptidase-like regulatory domain-containing protein gives MKNTFFLLTLLVTTLAFSQSIKYDGFIQDGKKQPLEMANIMAINNSTKAMDSYGITNDKGKFQLSLKQNSSYSIKISYLGMKSKEVSITTQTENISENIIMEDLGIELEGVEIVREMPVSIKGDTIVYNADSFKSGTEKKLEDVLKKLPGVEVNADGEIEVEGKKVSKLMVEGKDFFDGDTKLGVKNIPADAIDKVQVLRNYNEVGALKGLGNDQDNVAMNIKLKKGKKNFWFGDMTAGIGVGELDTRYVINPKIFYYSPKYSINVITNFNNVGELPLTIQDYFKFTGGFRSMMQKGGSSFDVSSNDLGISLLRNNRAKEIETNFGATNFTYSVTKSWNLSGFGIISSATTDLETKSQTTILESGDQQKNDESTHQKNNLGLFKLSSSYKPNAKFQFDYDILTKLSKQEENSSLLREAIVGNTTTTEDIFTNKKQDPISINQNLSLYYTKNDKNIFAFEAQYLYQDENPFYNANLQSQPFDLSGYISGQDRNDLNQNRFVKTNKLDAKFDYYYMVTPKSNINVTIGNTYSFQNFNSHIFQILDDGTTNNLDAVENNNQVKYNFNDVFLGLHYKILTGKFTFTPGVSVHSYAMKNNQLSSDYLQNFFRVLPDLYALYQIKKSETLTYNFSLTNNFTDINQLASGYVLSNYSNLFQGNRFLENATSQVHSLRYFKYNMFNFENIFANATYTKKVDAVKTNSDFTGVNQSSMPYNSNLADETFSGMGSYGRSFLKNYKASLSASVNWFKFNNIQNDLPSTTESFSQNYTVKAATNYKSLPNLEFGYTFLLNKYSGSTYYTDKPFVKLDYYFLESFSFVADYEFYHYYNKNKSIDNEYDFLNVSLVYQKKDSKWEYKVAATNLLNTKYLNDDSFSQFSTRVSQYTVQPRYILFSMKYNL, from the coding sequence ATGAAAAATACATTCTTTCTTTTAACCCTTTTGGTTACAACTTTGGCATTTTCTCAAAGTATAAAATACGATGGTTTTATACAGGATGGGAAAAAGCAGCCACTAGAAATGGCTAATATTATGGCTATAAACAATTCAACTAAAGCAATGGACTCCTATGGAATTACCAATGATAAGGGTAAATTTCAGTTAAGCTTAAAACAAAATTCATCTTATAGTATAAAAATTAGTTATCTCGGAATGAAATCAAAAGAGGTATCAATTACAACTCAGACAGAAAATATTTCTGAGAATATTATAATGGAGGATCTTGGAATAGAATTAGAAGGGGTTGAGATTGTACGTGAAATGCCAGTATCTATTAAAGGAGATACAATTGTTTATAATGCAGATTCATTTAAATCTGGAACTGAAAAAAAATTAGAAGATGTCTTGAAGAAACTGCCAGGAGTTGAGGTTAATGCCGATGGAGAAATAGAAGTAGAAGGCAAAAAGGTATCTAAGTTAATGGTAGAAGGAAAAGATTTTTTTGATGGAGATACAAAATTAGGAGTCAAGAATATTCCTGCTGATGCTATTGATAAGGTACAGGTATTAAGAAATTATAATGAAGTTGGAGCACTAAAAGGATTGGGGAATGATCAGGATAATGTTGCAATGAATATTAAATTAAAAAAAGGAAAGAAGAATTTTTGGTTTGGAGATATGACTGCTGGAATAGGAGTTGGAGAGCTAGACACTCGATATGTGATTAATCCGAAAATATTTTATTACAGCCCTAAATACAGTATTAATGTAATTACGAATTTTAATAATGTAGGCGAATTACCTCTTACAATTCAGGATTATTTTAAATTTACTGGAGGGTTTAGAAGTATGATGCAAAAGGGAGGGAGTAGTTTTGATGTTTCATCTAATGATCTTGGGATTTCGCTTTTACGTAACAATCGTGCAAAAGAAATAGAAACAAATTTCGGAGCAACAAATTTTACCTATTCAGTTACCAAATCATGGAATTTAAGTGGATTTGGAATTATTTCTTCGGCTACGACCGACCTAGAAACCAAATCGCAAACGACAATACTTGAATCTGGAGATCAGCAAAAAAATGATGAGTCAACGCATCAAAAAAATAATTTAGGACTTTTTAAATTAAGTTCTAGTTACAAGCCAAATGCAAAATTTCAGTTTGATTATGATATTTTAACAAAATTGTCTAAACAAGAAGAGAACAGTAGTTTGTTGCGAGAGGCTATTGTTGGTAATACAACTACTACTGAGGATATATTTACAAACAAAAAACAAGACCCAATCTCGATTAATCAGAACTTGAGTTTGTATTATACAAAAAATGATAAAAATATTTTTGCTTTTGAGGCACAGTATTTATATCAGGATGAAAATCCTTTTTACAATGCTAATTTACAAAGTCAGCCATTTGACTTGTCGGGGTATATTTCAGGTCAGGATAGGAATGATTTAAATCAGAATCGTTTTGTGAAAACAAATAAGTTAGATGCTAAATTTGATTACTATTATATGGTAACACCAAAGAGTAATATTAATGTAACGATTGGAAATACCTATTCATTTCAGAATTTTAATTCTCATATCTTTCAGATTCTGGATGATGGGACAACCAATAATTTAGATGCTGTTGAAAACAACAATCAAGTAAAATATAATTTTAATGATGTATTCCTAGGGTTGCATTATAAAATCTTGACAGGTAAATTTACCTTTACTCCAGGAGTGAGCGTACATTCTTATGCAATGAAAAATAATCAGTTGAGTTCAGATTATTTACAGAACTTCTTTAGAGTTTTGCCTGATTTATATGCTTTGTATCAGATAAAAAAATCAGAAACATTGACCTATAATTTTTCACTGACTAATAATTTTACTGATATCAATCAGTTGGCTTCAGGTTATGTTTTATCCAATTATAGTAATTTGTTTCAAGGGAATAGGTTTTTAGAGAATGCAACTTCTCAAGTACATTCTTTGCGCTATTTTAAGTACAATATGTTTAATTTTGAAAATATTTTTGCGAATGCAACATACACTAAAAAAGTTGATGCAGTAAAAACAAATTCTGATTTTACGGGTGTAAATCAATCTTCGATGCCATACAATTCTAATCTTGCCGATGAAACCTTTTCAGGAATGGGAAGTTATGGGCGGTCGTTTTTAAAGAACTATAAAGCTTCGTTAAGTGCTAGTGTAAACTGGTTTAAGTTTAATAATATTCAGAATGATTTGCCTTCAACAACCGAAAGCTTTAGTCAAAACTATACAGTAAAAGCTGCTACAAATTATAAGAGCCTACCTAATCTTGAATTTGGATATACCTTCTTACTGAATAAATATAGTGGTTCTACATACTATACCGATAAGCCTTTTGTTAAGTTGGATTACTATTTCTTAGAAAGTTTTTCTTTTGTAGCCGATTATGAGTTCTATCATTATTACAATAAAAACAAATCCATAGATAATGAATATGATTTCTTAAATGTCAGTTTGGTTTATCAAAAAAAGGATAGTAAATGGGAATATAAAGTAGCAGCAACCAATTTGTTAAACACAAAATATTTAAATGATGATAGCTTCTCACAGTTTTCTACTAGAGTTTCACAGTACACAGTTCAGCCTCGATATATACTATTTTCAATGAAGTATAATTTGTAG
- a CDS encoding GLPGLI family protein codes for MNKIFSTLIMMFGFYQAQAQKDFQGMAIYESKTQVQKFEGMSNGKNISPEMQKNFEEQMKKMLEKTFILNFNQVASIYEEEKKLDTPRKVGDISVSMIGGSGDGGGTFYKNVKDKSYTVDKEFMGKEFLIADSLPKIEWKLDGETKLIGGYTCYKATAIKKINRNFGSKDSDTKKDNAKKEEAKGKDEKMTNFMDGFETPKEIVVTAWYTPEIPINQGPENYWGLPGLILEINDGRTVILCSKIVMNAKDKVAIKAPTNGKIISQKAYDEIVVKKMKELGEMNQNRNNTNGSRGATIIVR; via the coding sequence ATGAATAAAATATTTTCTACGCTTATTATGATGTTTGGATTTTATCAAGCACAGGCACAAAAAGATTTTCAGGGAATGGCAATTTATGAGTCAAAAACACAAGTTCAAAAATTTGAGGGAATGTCAAATGGGAAAAATATTTCACCCGAAATGCAAAAGAATTTTGAAGAGCAAATGAAAAAAATGCTTGAAAAAACCTTCATACTTAATTTTAATCAGGTTGCATCAATTTATGAAGAAGAAAAAAAACTGGATACTCCAAGAAAAGTAGGAGATATTTCAGTTTCGATGATTGGTGGAAGTGGAGATGGAGGAGGAACCTTTTATAAAAATGTAAAAGACAAATCATACACAGTAGATAAAGAATTTATGGGTAAAGAATTCTTAATAGCGGATTCGTTGCCAAAAATCGAATGGAAGCTTGATGGGGAAACCAAATTAATAGGTGGTTATACTTGTTATAAAGCTACTGCAATTAAAAAGATCAATAGAAATTTTGGATCAAAAGACTCAGATACTAAGAAAGATAATGCTAAAAAAGAGGAGGCTAAAGGCAAGGATGAAAAAATGACAAATTTTATGGATGGTTTTGAAACTCCTAAAGAGATAGTAGTAACAGCTTGGTACACGCCAGAGATTCCTATAAATCAAGGCCCTGAGAATTATTGGGGACTACCAGGTTTAATATTAGAAATCAATGATGGTAGAACGGTTATTTTGTGTTCCAAAATTGTTATGAATGCTAAAGATAAAGTTGCAATAAAAGCACCGACAAATGGAAAAATAATTTCTCAGAAAGCATACGATGAAATTGTTGTTAAGAAAATGAAAGAGCTTGGGGAAATGAATCAGAATCGAAATAACACTAATGGTAGCAGAGGAGCCACCATAATAGTTCGCTAG
- a CDS encoding deoxynucleoside kinase yields the protein MHIAIAGNIGAGKTTLTKLLAKHFKWEPHFEDVVDNPYLDDFYHQMERWSFNLQIYFLNSRFRQVQQIRESGKKIIQDRTIYEDAYIFAPNLYSMGLMTSRDFQNYTSLFELMESLVKPPDLLIYLRSSIPNLVGQIHKRGREYENSISIDYLSRLNERYEAWVQTYTKGKLLIIDVDNINFVDNPEDLGDIINRIDAELNGLF from the coding sequence ATGCACATAGCAATAGCAGGAAACATAGGCGCAGGAAAAACAACTCTAACCAAATTACTCGCTAAACATTTCAAGTGGGAACCCCATTTTGAAGATGTTGTTGACAATCCATATCTTGATGATTTTTACCATCAAATGGAACGTTGGTCATTTAATTTACAGATTTATTTCTTAAACAGCAGGTTCCGTCAAGTGCAACAAATTCGTGAAAGTGGTAAAAAAATTATTCAGGATAGAACCATTTACGAAGATGCTTATATTTTTGCTCCCAATTTGTACTCCATGGGATTAATGACAAGTCGTGATTTCCAAAATTATACATCGTTGTTTGAACTAATGGAATCATTAGTAAAACCACCTGATTTATTAATTTATCTAAGGAGTTCTATTCCTAATTTGGTAGGGCAAATACACAAACGTGGCCGTGAATACGAAAACTCGATTTCTATTGATTATTTAAGCCGCTTAAACGAACGTTATGAAGCTTGGGTACAGACTTACACTAAAGGGAAACTTTTAATAATTGATGTTGACAATATAAACTTTGTAGATAATCCAGAAGATTTAGGAGACATTATCAACAGAATTGATGCCGAATTAAACGGATTATTTTAG